A single region of the Pseudomonas granadensis genome encodes:
- a CDS encoding type 1 glutamine amidotransferase domain-containing protein, translating into MKILMVLTSHDQLGKTGKKTGFWLEEFAAPYYAFKDAGADVTLVSPAGGQPPLDPKSDEPGAQTAETDRFRQDPAAQQALANTGRLAEVSADDFDAVFYPGGHGPLWDLAEDKHSIALIEAFDRANKPHGFVCHAPGVLLHVVRPDGQPIVKGRNVTGFTNAEEAAVGLTDVVPFLIEDEFQRLGGQYSKVADWQVHVVADGQLVTGQNPASSAAVAEKLLKLLG; encoded by the coding sequence ATGAAAATCCTGATGGTGCTGACCTCTCACGACCAACTGGGCAAGACCGGCAAGAAAACCGGTTTCTGGCTGGAAGAATTCGCCGCCCCCTATTACGCCTTCAAGGACGCCGGTGCCGACGTCACGCTGGTCTCGCCGGCCGGTGGTCAACCACCGCTCGATCCGAAAAGCGACGAGCCCGGCGCGCAGACCGCTGAAACCGATCGCTTCCGCCAGGACCCGGCCGCCCAACAGGCACTGGCAAACACCGGACGCCTGGCCGAGGTCAGCGCAGACGATTTCGATGCGGTGTTCTACCCAGGTGGCCACGGCCCGCTGTGGGATCTGGCCGAGGACAAACACTCGATCGCCCTGATCGAAGCCTTCGACCGCGCCAACAAGCCGCACGGTTTTGTCTGCCACGCACCGGGCGTGCTGCTTCATGTGGTTCGGCCCGACGGCCAGCCAATCGTCAAGGGCCGCAACGTCACCGGTTTTACCAACGCTGAAGAAGCAGCGGTCGGCCTCACCGACGTGGTGCCGTTCTTGATCGAAGACGAGTTCCAGCGTCTGGGCGGTCAATACTCGAAAGTCGCTGATTGGCAGGTACACGTGGTCGCCGACGGGCAACTGGTCACCGGCCAGAACCCGGCCAGCTCCGCCGCCGTCGCCGAGAAACTGCTGAAACTGCTCGGCTAA
- a CDS encoding alkene reductase, which yields MKHNPFFTPVTLGGHTLKNRIVLPPLTRQRSTQPGNVANALMAEYYQQRAGAGLLITEGTQIEPRGQGYAWTPGIHTPEQIAGWRVVTEAVHDAGGVIFAQLWHVGRVSHSALQPGGAAPVSASAVATDRVSVFIETAPGAGELVSPSAPRALSTTEVEELVQLYIQAARNAMDAGFDGIELHCANGYLVNQFISAHSNLRDDQYGGSLHNRLRFLRDVVAGVAECIGKNKVGVRFAPLFTTTDEARTYLGLVEDDPHTTYIEAIKILEDVGIAYLSIAEADWDNAPEMPVTFRQAVRDTFSGAIIYAGRYTAESGARLLESGLADLVAFGRPFMVNPDLPARIANGWPLNALNPATVYGGGAEGYTDYPSYGG from the coding sequence ATGAAGCACAACCCGTTTTTTACCCCCGTCACCCTTGGCGGTCACACCCTGAAAAACCGTATCGTCCTGCCGCCCCTGACCCGCCAGCGCAGCACGCAACCGGGCAATGTCGCCAACGCGCTGATGGCCGAGTATTACCAGCAGCGTGCCGGCGCCGGCCTGCTGATCACCGAAGGCACGCAGATCGAACCGCGCGGTCAGGGTTACGCGTGGACACCGGGCATCCATACCCCGGAGCAAATCGCCGGTTGGCGTGTAGTCACCGAGGCCGTGCATGACGCTGGCGGGGTGATTTTCGCCCAGTTGTGGCACGTTGGCCGGGTCTCGCACAGCGCGTTGCAACCCGGCGGCGCGGCCCCTGTATCGGCTTCGGCGGTGGCGACCGATCGGGTCAGCGTGTTCATCGAAACCGCGCCCGGCGCCGGTGAGCTGGTCAGCCCTTCGGCCCCGCGCGCACTAAGTACGACAGAAGTTGAAGAACTGGTGCAGCTGTATATCCAGGCTGCGCGCAATGCGATGGACGCCGGTTTCGACGGCATCGAGTTGCACTGCGCCAATGGTTATCTGGTCAATCAATTCATCTCGGCGCACAGCAACCTGCGCGACGATCAATACGGTGGCTCGCTGCACAATCGCCTGCGCTTTCTGCGTGACGTGGTCGCCGGCGTCGCCGAATGCATTGGCAAGAACAAGGTCGGCGTACGCTTCGCGCCGCTGTTCACCACCACTGATGAAGCGCGGACGTATCTGGGCCTGGTCGAAGACGATCCGCACACCACCTACATCGAAGCGATCAAGATTCTTGAGGACGTGGGCATCGCCTATCTGTCCATCGCCGAAGCGGACTGGGACAACGCTCCCGAAATGCCCGTGACTTTCCGTCAGGCCGTGCGCGACACCTTCAGCGGCGCGATCATTTATGCCGGGCGCTATACCGCCGAATCCGGCGCGCGCTTGCTGGAATCCGGCCTGGCGGATCTGGTCGCGTTCGGCCGTCCGTTCATGGTCAACCCTGACCTGCCGGCACGCATCGCCAACGGCTGGCCGCTGAATGCCTTGAACCCGGCGACCGTCTACGGTGGTGGCGCTGAAGGCTATACCGACTACCCGTCATACGGCGGCTAA
- a CDS encoding cryptochrome/photolyase family protein translates to MNTTHRLCLVLGDQLSFDLACLADLDREHDAVLLVEVMEEATHVAHHPQKIALIFSAMRHFAKALQDQGIRVHYVTLDDPQNSGSVPGELKRWQALLQAQQVHLTECGDWRLEQSVKDCGLPIHWHADRRFLCSRDEFRAWAAGKKQLRMEYFYRDMRRKSRLLLNGDGTPVGGAWNFDSDNRKALPKGAKPPYPARFANDAITHDVLALVAARFASHYGSLDDFNYPVTHADAQSLWACFLDYGLAGFGDYQDAMASDEPFLFHARISAALNIGLLDLRQLCSDVESAYWSGAIALNAAEGFIRQLIGWREYVRGVYWLKMPEYADGNVFANQRALPEFYWTGATQMNCMRQAIGQSLQHAYAHHIQRLMVTGNFALLAGIAPRQICDWYLAIYMDAFEWVELPNTLGMVMHADGGYLGSKPYCASGQYINRMSDYCRDCAYSVRETTADNACPFNALYWHFLMRHGDLLRGNQRMSMMYKNLDRMPLAKQQALWQRGQSLLERLDNGDAL, encoded by the coding sequence ATGAACACCACCCATCGGCTCTGTCTGGTGCTGGGCGACCAGTTGTCGTTCGACCTCGCTTGCCTCGCCGATCTCGACCGCGAGCACGACGCTGTGCTGCTGGTCGAGGTCATGGAAGAGGCCACCCATGTCGCCCACCATCCGCAAAAGATCGCGCTGATCTTCAGCGCCATGCGCCACTTCGCCAAGGCCCTGCAAGACCAGGGCATTCGTGTGCATTACGTCACCCTCGACGACCCACAAAACAGCGGCTCGGTGCCCGGCGAACTCAAGCGCTGGCAGGCGCTTTTGCAAGCGCAGCAAGTGCACCTCACTGAATGCGGCGACTGGCGTCTGGAACAATCAGTGAAAGATTGCGGACTGCCCATTCACTGGCACGCGGACCGGCGTTTTCTCTGCTCGCGCGATGAATTCCGCGCCTGGGCCGCCGGGAAAAAACAGCTGCGCATGGAGTACTTCTACCGCGACATGCGTCGCAAAAGCCGCCTGCTGCTCAACGGTGACGGCACCCCGGTCGGCGGCGCCTGGAACTTCGACAGCGACAACCGCAAAGCCCTGCCCAAGGGCGCCAAGCCACCCTACCCCGCGCGCTTTGCCAACGACGCGATCACACACGACGTGTTGGCGCTGGTCGCTGCGCGTTTCGCCAGTCACTACGGCAGCCTCGACGATTTCAATTACCCGGTGACCCACGCCGACGCGCAGTCACTCTGGGCTTGTTTTCTCGACTACGGTCTAGCCGGTTTCGGTGACTATCAGGATGCGATGGCCAGCGACGAGCCGTTCCTGTTCCACGCCCGCATCAGCGCTGCGTTGAACATCGGTCTGCTCGATCTGCGCCAGCTGTGCAGCGACGTCGAATCTGCGTACTGGTCCGGCGCAATCGCGCTGAATGCCGCCGAAGGCTTTATCCGCCAATTGATCGGCTGGCGCGAATACGTGCGTGGCGTGTACTGGCTGAAAATGCCTGAGTACGCCGACGGCAATGTCTTCGCCAATCAGCGTGCCCTGCCGGAGTTCTACTGGACCGGCGCCACGCAAATGAACTGCATGCGCCAGGCCATCGGCCAAAGCCTCCAGCACGCGTACGCCCACCATATTCAGCGACTGATGGTGACCGGCAATTTCGCCCTGCTCGCCGGCATCGCGCCGCGCCAGATCTGCGACTGGTACCTGGCGATTTACATGGACGCGTTCGAATGGGTCGAGTTGCCCAACACCCTCGGCATGGTCATGCATGCCGACGGCGGCTACCTCGGTTCCAAGCCGTACTGCGCCAGCGGCCAGTACATCAACCGAATGTCCGACTACTGCCGCGACTGCGCCTACTCGGTACGCGAAACCACGGCCGACAACGCCTGCCCGTTCAACGCCCTGTACTGGCATTTCCTGATGCGCCACGGCGATCTGCTGCGCGGCAATCAGCGGATGAGCATGATGTACAAAAATCTCGACCGCATGCCGCTGGCCAAACAGCAGGCGCTGTGGCAACGCGGGCAGAGCCTGCTCGAGCGGCTGGATAACGGCGATGCGTTATAG
- a CDS encoding PAS domain-containing protein — translation MDVLKQLSREQLESEVTRLRLAVEATCDAVWDWDLKTDRIVWNDSLQQAYGYVAEAIEPTCDWRFAQIHTQDRGRVTTSIRSAIDGTGTTWSAEYRFRCHDGSYAEVLDRGHLIRDAAGQPERMIGAMLDLTRSRSAENALRLSEERFSTILETIEAAFAIVKVKFDADDQPIDYFFVEANPAFERQAGVNLRGKWVTEFAPNLERFWFETYGHVAKTGEPANFENYANTFERWFDVRAVRVGEPADRQIAILFNDVTERRNAQERLRVSEAVARENIERVQLALAAGAIIGTWHWHLPSDGFSVDEAFARVFNLDPALGRDGLSLEQIVISVHPDDRDGLIAAINEVIARGGAYSHQYRVCGADGKYTWIEANGRVECAEDGTPLRFPGVLIDVEERRNVEAERDRATAALRALNDTLEQRVSARTAELMQAEEKLRQSQKMEAVGQLTGGLAHDFNNLLAGICASLELVDKRVSQGRLQDIGKYMEIAQDAAKRAAALTHRLLAFSRRQTLDPRPTEVNALIAGMSELIQRTVGPSIRLKTVVAADLWPALVDASQLENALLNLCINARDAMPDGGRIIVETANRTLDAEAARALDMPAGQYLCLCVTDTGTGMSAEVMAKAFDPFFTTKPLGQGTGLGLSMIYGFTKQSGGQVRVQSQVGQGTEMCIYLPRYRGAAQRNNDDAQSTSTPFAKASETILIVDDEPSVRLLLKDILKDLGYNLLEAADSLEGLEVLRSGAKIDLLITDVGLPGGMNGRQMADAGRQIRPQLKTLFITGYAENSVIGNGQLGPGMQVLTKPFAVDTLVSRVSGLMAAPFE, via the coding sequence GTGGATGTCCTGAAACAGCTTTCTCGCGAGCAGCTCGAATCCGAGGTCACGCGCCTGCGCCTGGCCGTGGAAGCCACCTGCGACGCGGTCTGGGACTGGGATCTGAAGACCGACCGGATCGTCTGGAACGACTCACTGCAACAGGCCTACGGCTACGTCGCCGAGGCCATCGAGCCGACCTGCGACTGGCGTTTTGCGCAGATCCACACTCAAGACCGTGGCCGAGTGACCACCTCGATTCGCTCGGCAATCGACGGCACAGGCACCACCTGGAGCGCCGAGTACCGCTTTCGCTGCCACGACGGTTCCTACGCCGAAGTCCTCGATCGCGGTCATTTGATCCGCGACGCCGCCGGCCAGCCCGAGCGGATGATTGGCGCGATGCTCGACCTGACCCGCTCGCGCAGCGCGGAAAATGCACTGCGCCTGAGCGAAGAACGCTTCAGCACAATCCTCGAAACCATCGAAGCGGCGTTTGCCATCGTCAAGGTCAAATTCGATGCCGACGACCAGCCGATCGATTATTTCTTCGTCGAAGCCAACCCGGCGTTCGAGCGTCAGGCCGGGGTCAATCTACGCGGCAAATGGGTCACCGAGTTTGCACCGAACCTGGAACGGTTCTGGTTCGAGACCTACGGCCATGTGGCGAAAACCGGTGAACCGGCCAACTTCGAAAACTATGCCAATACCTTCGAACGCTGGTTCGACGTGCGCGCCGTGCGTGTTGGCGAGCCGGCCGATCGGCAGATCGCAATTCTGTTCAATGACGTCACCGAACGCCGCAATGCCCAGGAACGGCTGCGCGTCAGCGAGGCCGTGGCCCGCGAAAACATTGAGCGTGTGCAACTGGCCCTCGCCGCCGGCGCGATCATCGGCACCTGGCACTGGCACCTGCCCTCCGATGGTTTTTCCGTCGATGAAGCCTTCGCCCGGGTGTTCAATCTCGACCCGGCGCTGGGCCGCGATGGCCTGAGCCTTGAGCAGATAGTCATCAGCGTCCACCCCGACGACCGTGACGGACTGATCGCTGCGATCAACGAAGTGATCGCCCGTGGCGGTGCCTATTCGCATCAGTACCGCGTGTGCGGCGCCGACGGCAAATACACCTGGATCGAAGCCAATGGCCGCGTCGAATGCGCCGAGGACGGAACGCCGCTGCGTTTTCCCGGGGTGCTCATCGATGTCGAAGAGCGGCGCAATGTCGAGGCCGAGCGCGACCGCGCCACCGCCGCTCTGCGCGCACTCAATGACACCCTCGAACAACGGGTCTCGGCACGCACCGCCGAGCTGATGCAGGCCGAAGAAAAGCTGCGCCAATCGCAAAAAATGGAAGCGGTCGGTCAGCTCACCGGCGGCCTCGCCCATGACTTCAATAACCTGCTCGCGGGGATTTGCGCCTCGCTTGAGCTGGTCGACAAAAGGGTCAGTCAAGGTCGACTGCAGGACATCGGCAAGTACATGGAAATCGCTCAGGACGCAGCCAAGCGGGCGGCCGCCCTGACCCATCGACTGCTGGCATTCTCCAGGCGTCAGACCCTCGATCCACGACCGACAGAAGTCAACGCGCTGATCGCCGGCATGAGCGAATTGATCCAGCGTACCGTCGGACCGAGCATTCGCCTGAAAACCGTGGTCGCCGCCGATCTGTGGCCGGCGCTGGTCGATGCCAGCCAACTGGAAAACGCCCTGCTCAACCTGTGCATCAACGCCCGCGATGCCATGCCCGATGGCGGGCGCATCATCGTCGAAACCGCCAATCGTACGCTCGATGCCGAAGCCGCGCGGGCGCTGGACATGCCCGCCGGTCAGTACCTGTGCCTGTGCGTCACCGACACCGGTACCGGCATGAGCGCCGAAGTCATGGCCAAGGCTTTCGATCCGTTTTTCACCACCAAGCCATTGGGTCAAGGCACCGGGCTGGGGCTGTCGATGATCTACGGTTTCACCAAGCAATCCGGCGGTCAGGTGCGGGTGCAGTCGCAGGTCGGCCAAGGCACCGAAATGTGCATTTACCTGCCGCGTTATCGCGGCGCGGCGCAACGCAATAATGACGACGCGCAGAGCACCAGCACGCCGTTTGCCAAGGCCAGCGAGACCATCCTGATCGTTGACGACGAGCCGTCGGTGCGCCTGCTGCTCAAGGACATTCTCAAAGACCTCGGCTACAACCTGCTCGAAGCGGCGGACAGCCTCGAAGGGCTTGAAGTGCTGCGTTCCGGCGCGAAGATCGATCTGTTGATCACCGACGTCGGCCTGCCGGGCGGCATGAACGGTCGGCAGATGGCCGATGCCGGACGGCAAATCCGCCCGCAGCTGAAAACCCTGTTCATCACCGGCTACGCGGAAAACTCGGTGATCGGCAATGGCCAGCTCGGGCCGGGCATGCAGGTATTGACCAAACCCTTTGCGGTCGACACGTTGGTGTCACGGGTCAGTGGGCTGATGGCCGCACCCTTCGAGTGA
- a CDS encoding sensor domain-containing diguanylate cyclase translates to MKRDTHLVILLLLVIGCSLASLTIWKVLASRERALEEIDVHSLNLTQALATYSEGIVRQSSLLLLGLVERLETEGSGPAHIERLRTLINHQQPLMPQLSGITIYDRHGHWLMSSNRPIPQGADSSDRAYFIHHRDDPSRETFIGPPIRSRSNDEWVITVSRRFNDDQGAFAGVVAVTLGVQNFLRLFGKLDVGQDGAIGLSYTDGTLLVRYPFREQDMGRNFSKSPIYAKYLVERSVGTASFTSSLDGVERLYAFRKSQKLPLITTVALGKHEALAAWRTEALLSAVVVASLLGLTGIIGWFLYRDIRRRTQIEEELRIAQQQLLGSNRQLELLAMKDALTALANRRCFDQTLATEARRAQRDGGSLALLMIDLDYFKLYNDALGHVAGDACLQAVGKLLEDSVRRPSDLVARYGGEEFAVIMPDTDAEGAAVVAQLLVDRLRQEHLPHPSSPLARVSVSIGVAAGQGAQLDAVQSLIESADQALYQAKAAGRNGFAAYRGEPSLEGCGHQPTDP, encoded by the coding sequence GTGAAGCGTGATACCCACCTCGTCATCCTCCTGTTACTGGTGATCGGCTGTTCCCTGGCGTCCCTGACCATCTGGAAAGTCCTCGCTTCGCGCGAGCGTGCGCTGGAAGAAATCGACGTCCACAGCCTGAACCTTACGCAAGCACTGGCGACCTATTCCGAAGGCATCGTCCGCCAGAGTTCGCTGTTGTTGCTCGGCCTGGTCGAGCGCCTGGAAACCGAAGGCAGCGGCCCGGCACACATCGAGCGCTTGCGCACGTTGATCAACCATCAACAACCGCTGATGCCGCAACTGAGCGGCATCACCATTTACGACCGCCACGGCCATTGGCTGATGTCATCCAACCGGCCGATTCCCCAGGGCGCCGACAGCAGCGACCGCGCCTATTTCATTCATCATCGCGACGATCCGAGCCGTGAGACGTTCATCGGCCCGCCGATCCGCAGCCGCAGCAATGACGAGTGGGTGATCACCGTCAGCCGCCGCTTCAATGACGATCAGGGCGCGTTCGCCGGGGTGGTCGCGGTGACGCTGGGCGTGCAGAACTTTTTGCGTCTGTTTGGCAAACTCGATGTCGGTCAGGACGGCGCGATCGGCCTGTCGTACACCGACGGCACGCTGCTGGTGCGCTACCCGTTCCGCGAGCAGGACATGGGCCGCAACTTTTCCAAATCGCCGATCTACGCCAAATATCTGGTTGAGCGTTCGGTGGGCACCGCGTCGTTTACCTCCAGCCTGGACGGCGTCGAACGCCTCTATGCGTTTCGCAAAAGCCAGAAACTGCCGTTGATCACCACGGTCGCCCTCGGCAAACATGAAGCCCTCGCGGCGTGGCGCACGGAGGCCTTGCTGTCCGCGGTGGTGGTCGCCAGCCTGTTGGGGCTGACCGGTATCATCGGCTGGTTTTTGTATCGCGATATTCGTCGGCGCACCCAGATCGAAGAAGAGTTGCGGATCGCCCAGCAGCAGTTGCTCGGCTCCAATCGACAACTGGAATTGCTGGCGATGAAGGATGCGCTGACCGCGCTGGCGAACCGTCGCTGTTTCGATCAGACGCTCGCCACCGAAGCGCGTCGGGCCCAGCGTGACGGCGGCTCGCTGGCCTTGCTGATGATCGATCTGGATTACTTCAAGCTGTACAACGATGCGCTCGGGCATGTCGCTGGCGACGCGTGCCTGCAGGCAGTCGGCAAACTGCTGGAAGACTCGGTGCGGCGACCGTCGGATCTGGTCGCGCGCTACGGCGGCGAAGAGTTCGCGGTGATCATGCCCGACACCGACGCGGAGGGTGCGGCGGTGGTGGCGCAACTGCTCGTTGATCGCCTCAGGCAGGAACATCTGCCGCATCCCTCCAGCCCACTGGCCCGGGTCAGCGTGAGCATCGGCGTTGCCGCAGGGCAGGGGGCGCAACTGGATGCCGTGCAAAGCCTGATCGAATCCGCCGATCAGGCGCTGTATCAAGCCAAAGCCGCCGGACGCAACGGCTTCGCTGCGTACCGCGGTGAACCCTCACTCGAAGGGTGCGGCCATCAGCCCACTGACCCGTGA
- a CDS encoding AraC family transcriptional regulator has protein sequence MTLPPYLSLQAELAQTIGAHAEVPGDFPTAIAGLGFFRREQPSSPLVCMVEPSVILVAQGEKKLWVGGEGFMYDTSRFLLTSLDLPANSEVLQASPERPCLGLSFKLDVQMLAELAAHSEPPSYRDGAERKSVGIGSVTQPMLLAFQRLLALLDEPEAIAVLAPLIQREIHFRLLQSDQALRLRKITAVDGQGYRIAKAIDWLKINYTSPLRVEELAARVQMSAPTFHHHFRQLTTMSPLQYQKWLRLTEARRLMLNEQQDASSAAFKVGYESPSQFSREYSRLFGAAPKRDIVALRGQRHSGDERQNAKIESPSP, from the coding sequence ATGACACTTCCCCCCTATTTATCGCTGCAAGCCGAGCTGGCGCAGACCATCGGCGCCCATGCCGAGGTACCAGGCGATTTCCCCACGGCGATTGCCGGGCTCGGTTTTTTCCGCCGCGAGCAACCCTCGTCGCCGCTGGTGTGCATGGTCGAACCCAGCGTGATTCTGGTAGCGCAGGGCGAGAAAAAACTGTGGGTGGGCGGCGAAGGTTTCATGTACGACACCTCACGATTCCTGCTGACCTCACTGGACCTGCCGGCCAATTCCGAAGTATTGCAGGCCAGCCCCGAGCGGCCCTGCCTGGGCCTGTCGTTCAAGCTCGATGTGCAAATGCTTGCTGAGCTGGCCGCGCACAGTGAGCCACCGTCATACCGCGACGGCGCCGAGCGCAAGAGCGTCGGTATCGGCTCGGTCACCCAGCCGATGCTGCTGGCGTTCCAACGCTTGCTCGCACTGCTCGACGAGCCGGAGGCAATCGCGGTGCTGGCGCCGTTGATCCAGCGCGAGATCCACTTCCGCCTGCTGCAAAGCGATCAGGCGCTGCGGTTGCGCAAGATCACTGCGGTCGACGGGCAGGGTTACCGCATCGCCAAAGCCATCGACTGGCTGAAAATCAACTACACCTCGCCGTTGCGAGTCGAGGAACTGGCCGCGCGGGTGCAGATGAGTGCGCCGACCTTCCACCATCATTTCCGCCAACTGACGACGATGAGCCCGTTGCAATATCAAAAGTGGCTACGCCTGACCGAAGCGCGGCGACTGATGCTCAACGAACAGCAGGATGCCTCCAGCGCCGCCTTCAAGGTCGGCTATGAAAGCCCGTCGCAGTTCAGCCGCGAATACAGCCGACTGTTCGGCGCCGCGCCCAAGCGCGACATCGTCGCATTGCGTGGGCAGCGCCATTCGGGCGACGAGCGCCAAAACGCGAAAATCGAAAGCCCCTCACCCTAA
- a CDS encoding MFS transporter — protein sequence MTATLPTPPQPHASWGAVFAMSLAAFVLVASEFMPVSLLTPIASDLHISEGQAGQGISVSGLFALLTSLLIPLLAARVDRKPLLLSLTGLMIVSGSVVAFAPNYPVFMLGRALIGVAIGGFWSLSAATAMRLVPDEQVTRAMAIVNGGNALATVIAAPLGSFLGSLIGWRGAFFCVVPVALLAGAWLMFSLPSMKAAGGAASGNVLRLLKRPPVALGMLAVSVFFMGQFMLFTYLRPFLETVTQVSVSVLSLMLLGLGVAGLAGTFLIEGFVKTSLHRTLIVIPLLMAVIAMALIAFGSSTVITAVLLGLWGLVATAAPVGWWTWLARTLPDAAEAGGGLMVAVVQLAIASGAIVGGVLFDMSGYRATFESSAGLLVVAAVLALLAARAASRAPQPSMTLT from the coding sequence ATGACCGCGACCCTACCCACCCCGCCGCAACCGCACGCCTCATGGGGCGCGGTATTCGCCATGTCGCTTGCTGCCTTCGTGCTGGTGGCCTCGGAGTTCATGCCGGTCAGCCTGCTGACGCCGATCGCCAGCGACCTGCACATCAGCGAAGGCCAGGCCGGCCAAGGCATTTCCGTGTCGGGGCTGTTTGCCTTGCTCACCAGTCTGCTGATTCCATTGCTGGCGGCTCGGGTTGATCGCAAGCCGCTGCTGCTGTCGCTGACCGGGTTAATGATCGTCTCCGGCAGCGTGGTCGCGTTCGCACCGAACTACCCAGTGTTCATGCTCGGTCGCGCGCTGATCGGTGTGGCAATTGGTGGCTTCTGGTCGCTTTCGGCAGCGACAGCGATGCGTTTGGTGCCGGATGAACAGGTCACGCGAGCGATGGCGATCGTCAACGGCGGTAATGCGCTGGCAACCGTGATTGCCGCGCCGCTGGGCAGTTTTCTCGGATCGTTGATCGGCTGGCGCGGGGCGTTTTTCTGCGTGGTGCCGGTCGCGCTGCTGGCCGGGGCCTGGCTGATGTTCAGTCTGCCGTCGATGAAAGCCGCTGGTGGCGCCGCTTCCGGGAATGTCTTGCGCTTGCTCAAACGCCCGCCGGTGGCGTTGGGCATGCTCGCGGTCAGTGTGTTTTTCATGGGCCAGTTCATGCTGTTTACCTATCTGCGACCGTTCCTTGAAACGGTCACACAGGTCAGTGTTTCGGTGCTTTCGCTGATGTTGCTCGGCCTCGGCGTGGCCGGGCTGGCCGGGACTTTCCTGATCGAAGGGTTTGTAAAAACAAGCCTGCATCGCACGCTGATCGTCATTCCGCTGCTGATGGCGGTGATAGCGATGGCGTTGATTGCCTTCGGCAGTTCAACGGTCATTACCGCAGTCTTGCTCGGTTTGTGGGGTCTGGTGGCAACCGCTGCGCCGGTGGGCTGGTGGACGTGGCTGGCGCGGACCCTGCCGGATGCCGCCGAAGCGGGCGGCGGTCTGATGGTCGCGGTGGTGCAATTGGCTATCGCCTCAGGCGCGATTGTCGGCGGCGTGTTGTTCGACATGAGCGGCTATCGCGCGACGTTCGAATCCAGCGCCGGGTTGCTCGTCGTAGCGGCAGTGCTGGCGTTGCTCGCCGCGCGTGCGGCCTCACGGGCGCCCCAGCCATCGATGACCCTGACCTGA
- the ycaC gene encoding isochorismate family cysteine hydrolase YcaC encodes MTTPTYNRLNKDDAIVLLVDHQTGLISLVQDFSPNEFKNNVLALADLAKFFELPTILTTSFEQGPNGPLVPELKEMFPDAPYIARPGQINAWDNEDFVKAIKATGRKQIIIAGVVTDVCVAFPTLSALAEGFDVFVVTDASGTFNTTVQQAAWNRMTQAGAQMMNWFSVACELHRDWRNDIEGLGNLLSQRIPNYRNLMNSYTALTAKQK; translated from the coding sequence ATGACCACTCCAACCTACAACCGCCTGAACAAAGACGACGCCATCGTGCTGCTGGTTGACCACCAGACGGGTCTGATTTCCCTGGTGCAGGACTTCTCGCCCAACGAGTTCAAGAACAACGTGCTGGCCCTGGCCGACTTGGCGAAGTTCTTCGAACTGCCGACCATTCTCACCACCAGTTTCGAACAAGGCCCGAACGGCCCGCTGGTCCCGGAACTGAAAGAAATGTTCCCGGACGCGCCGTACATCGCTCGCCCGGGCCAGATCAACGCCTGGGACAACGAAGACTTCGTCAAAGCGATCAAGGCCACCGGCCGCAAGCAGATCATCATCGCCGGCGTGGTCACCGATGTCTGCGTAGCGTTCCCGACGCTGTCGGCATTGGCGGAAGGTTTTGATGTGTTTGTGGTCACCGATGCTTCGGGCACCTTCAACACCACCGTGCAACAAGCCGCATGGAACCGCATGACCCAGGCCGGCGCACAAATGATGAACTGGTTCTCGGTGGCCTGTGAGCTGCACCGCGACTGGCGCAACGATATCGAAGGCTTGGGCAACCTGCTGTCACAGCGCATCCCCAACTACCGCAACCTGATGAACAGCTATACGGCGCTGACTGCAAAGCAGAAGTAG
- a CDS encoding polysaccharide lyase family 7 protein, whose product MPVDISRLMITTPAATSPTNPVALELIGDEALRRLPEIISRQPDGSIRFSAPTLGASSKSTHRTRCEWKEPVYWTLESAALHVNRQRMTLTQVNSAQKVVIAQMHVKDDDGPVIKVFWNKNRITWGFRQSFNQPDPVNSTIASNIGLNVPFTVEINVSAAGLVNVLVICNGVTTSAPPQQMDSSWASQRFNFHGGVYNQIDYSATTAATDGSVCLIHDLLISH is encoded by the coding sequence ATGCCTGTCGATATCAGCCGTTTGATGATCACCACGCCCGCTGCCACCTCGCCGACCAACCCCGTTGCACTCGAACTGATAGGCGATGAGGCCTTGCGTCGCTTGCCTGAAATCATCAGCCGCCAGCCCGATGGCAGCATCCGTTTCAGCGCGCCAACCCTTGGCGCTTCAAGCAAAAGCACCCATCGCACCCGTTGCGAATGGAAAGAGCCGGTGTACTGGACGCTGGAAAGCGCAGCGCTACACGTCAATCGCCAGCGCATGACGCTCACGCAGGTCAATTCCGCGCAAAAGGTGGTGATTGCGCAGATGCACGTCAAGGACGACGACGGCCCGGTGATCAAGGTGTTCTGGAACAAGAACCGCATCACTTGGGGTTTTCGCCAGAGCTTCAACCAGCCCGACCCGGTCAACAGCACGATCGCCAGCAATATTGGCCTCAACGTGCCCTTCACGGTCGAGATCAACGTCAGTGCCGCGGGGCTGGTCAACGTGCTGGTGATCTGCAACGGCGTGACCACCTCGGCGCCGCCGCAGCAAATGGACAGCAGTTGGGCCAGCCAGCGTTTCAACTTTCATGGCGGTGTCTACAACCAGATCGATTACAGCGCGACCACGGCGGCCACCGATGGCTCGGTCTGTCTGATCCACGACTTGTTGATCAGCCATTAA